The genomic region TATTTCGGCAGTGGTTCGGTATGGTGTGAATGCCGATCAATCCTATTCTATCAGCCGCGACATCGTCTGGCCAATGCTGCGCACTATCCCCAATAATACCCACGCCAGTTTGATCCGCTCTTTCAGGCTCGACCCGATCACCCTGATTTCTATTAATGGCTGGGCTGTGAAGCAGGAAAAAGTGACCGATTTCAGCCTTGATGGAAAAATCACGGTAAATAGTCGTTTGGATACAGACATTCACCTCCGGCGGGTGATTTTTCCCTCGACCGATTTACCTGTTTTTTGTGAAAAATATGAACTGACCAACCATCGCGATAAGGCCGTGGTCATTGACCTGCCGGAAATCAACAATGTAATCCGGACACTTGATGATCAGGGGGTTGAAGGAAGTTATTCGCTCATTGCTAAATCAATGGGTCATGGGGCTTACAGGCTTGAACCAGGTGAGATGATCAACTACTATTTGTTCTTTTTAGGGCAAAAAAAAGGTGAAAATTTTCCGGAGATTAATATTGAAAATGAACTTTCCAAAAGAGAATCCTTTCTTGATTTGTTGGCCACTAACCTCATCCTCGAAACTCCCGACCCTATCCTGAACCGGATGTTTGCCTTTGCCAAAATCCGTGCAGCCGAAAGCATTTACCAAACCAAAGGCGGCCCGATGCACGGGCCGGGAGGGTTAAGATATTACGCCGCCATTTGGGCTAACGACCAGGCCGAATACATCAACCCATTTTTCCCATTTTTGGGATATGATTATGGCATCGAATCGGCCCTGAATTCATTTCGCCATTTTGCCCGGTTTATGAATGCTGATTACAAATCCATCCCCAGTTCCATCATTGCCGAGGGAATTGACATCTGGCATGGCGCCGGCGATCGCGGCGATGGAGCAATGATAGCTTACGGCGCCACCCGTTTTGCGCTCTCTCTGGGAGATCGGAAAATCGCTGATGAACTCTGGCCGCTTATCGAATGGACGCTCGAATTCAACAGGCGCAAACTGAACCCATCGGGCGTTGTCAACTCCGATTCCGACGAACTCGAGGGGAGATTCCCGGCAGGCAGCGCCAATCTTACGACTTCATCACTTTACTACGACGCCCTGATTTCTGCAGCTTACCTTGCTGAAGATCTGGGGAAAAACCGTAAACAAATTAGTGAGTACCGTGAACAGGCAAAAACGCTGAAAAGGAATATCGAGAAGTACTTCGGCGCCCAAATGATGGGTTATGACACCTACCGCTATTACGATGGAAATGATGTGCTGAGAGCATGGATTTGCATCCCGTTAACTGTCGGGATTTTTGACCGGAAAGAGGGTACAATTGATGCCCTGTTTTCTCCTGATTTATGGACTGATGACGGACTGGCTTCCGTTTCGGGAGATAAAACGTTTTGGGACAGGGCAACGCTTTATGCATTGAGAGGAGTTTTTGCAGCCGGCGACACCCACAGAGGGATTGAGTTTCTGAAATATTATTCTAACCGTCGGCTGCTTGGCGACCATGTCCCTTATCCTGTTGAAGCGTTCCCCGAAGGCAACCAGCGTCATTTGTCTGCTGAGAGCGGGCTGTACTGCCGGATTTTCACCGAAGGGCTGTTTGGTATCCGGCCGGTTTCACTTAATGGCTTCACCTTAACCCCTCAGTTACCTGATGATTGGGATCAGATGAAACTAATTAATATACATGGTTTTCAGCAATTATTTGATCTTGAAGTAAACCGCGAAGGTAACAGGATCAGAGTGAAGGTAATCAGCGCCGGGAATGTTATCGTCAGCAGATTGATTAATAGTGGTGAAAGCCTGAAAGTGCAATTCAAATAGTTAAGATGATGAAAAGCGAAATCATAATTTACCAAACTGACGAGCAATCCACCAGGCTTGAGGTTAGGCTGGATGAAGAAACCATATGGCTTACGCAGGCTCAAATAGTCATACTTTTTGACAGTAGCAAGCCAAACATTAGCGAACATATCAAACATATTTTTCAATCAGGCGAATTAGACAAGCAGGCAACTGTTCGGGATTTCCGAACAGTTCAAATAGAAGGAAAAAGAAAGGTCTCCCGCGACATCACTCATTACAATCTCGATGTCATCATTTCCGTGGGGTACAGAGTGAATTCAATTCGTGGAACGCAATTCCGAATTTGGGCAAATAAAGTGCTGAAAGACTACCTTTTGAAAGGGTATACCATTAACCAGCGCTTCGAACGGATCGAGAAAGATGTTCATTTTATTAAGGATGAAGTTCTTAATCTCAAAGGAAAAGTAGAAGAGTTTGATTTACAAATCAAAACCGGACTGCCGCCAAACGAAGGGATATTTTTCGACGGGCAGGTGTTTGATGCTTACGTGTTTGTATCGGATTTGATAAAGTCAGCCAAAAAATCGGTTGTGCTGATTGACAATTATGTGGATGAGAGCGTTTTGTCACTGCTGTCGAAAAGAAATGAAGGTGTAACCGCCACCATCTACACTTCAAAATTGACCCGCCAATTCGAGCTGGATTTGAAAAAGCACAATGAGCAATACCCCGCCATCAATGTTGAAACGTTTACCAAATCCCACGACCGTTTCCTGATCATTGACCGGAAGATGGTGTTTCACATTGGAGCATCGCTGAAAGATTTGGGGAAAAAGTGGTTTGCATTTTCTAAAATGGAAATGAACGCCAGGGATTTACTCACACGACTGAAAAATTAATTAAACACAATTAGCCATGAACCATCAACTTACATTGTTTCCCATCACTTTACTCCTGCTATTCAACTTTTCGTTACTGGCACAGCAAAAAATTGGTACGGATGATATCCGTGGAAAAGGGCAGTGGTTTGCAGATGCCAAACCGGGGACTGAAAGTTTTGATGTGAATGTGAGCGTAAATGATGAAATAAATTTTGATCCACAGACGGATGGTGAAGGTTTCCCTTATGCCTGGCCGTCTGACACAGCGGTGAGCGCAAAATTGCACGAGTGGCAGGATTGGAAATTCGGGGTAATTATCCACTGGGGGC from Bacteroidales bacterium harbors:
- a CDS encoding virulence RhuM family protein translates to MMKSEIIIYQTDEQSTRLEVRLDEETIWLTQAQIVILFDSSKPNISEHIKHIFQSGELDKQATVRDFRTVQIEGKRKVSRDITHYNLDVIISVGYRVNSIRGTQFRIWANKVLKDYLLKGYTINQRFERIEKDVHFIKDEVLNLKGKVEEFDLQIKTGLPPNEGIFFDGQVFDAYVFVSDLIKSAKKSVVLIDNYVDESVLSLLSKRNEGVTATIYTSKLTRQFELDLKKHNEQYPAINVETFTKSHDRFLIIDRKMVFHIGASLKDLGKKWFAFSKMEMNARDLLTRLKN